The Rhea pennata isolate bPtePen1 chromosome 9, bPtePen1.pri, whole genome shotgun sequence genome has a segment encoding these proteins:
- the ABCC5 gene encoding ATP-binding cassette sub-family C member 5 isoform X4, translated as MKDIDIGKEYIIPSPGYRSVRERANSVQHEEQEGSKFQHAKYKIECQDALEAAARAEGLPLDTSMHSQLRMLDEEHHKGKYHHGLNALKPIRTTSKHQHPVDNAGLFSCMTFSWLTPLAQKAHKKGELFMDDVWSLSRHESSDVNCRRLERLWQEELKENGPDDASLQRVVWIFCRTRLIISIVCLMITQLAGFSGPAFVVKHLLEYTQQSESNLQYSLFLVFGIFMTEIVRSWSLALTWALNYRTGVRLRGAILTMAFKKILKLKNIKEKSLGELINVCSNDGQRMFEAAAVGSLLAGGPIVAILGMVYNVIVLGPTGFLGSAVFILFYPAMMFVSRLTAYFRRKCVSTTDERVQKMNEVLNYIKFIKMYAWVKAFSQNVQKIREEERKILERAGYFQSITVGVAPIVVVIASVVTFSVHMILGYDLTAAQAFTVVTVFNSMTFALKVTPFSVKSLSEASVSVDRFKLPPTV; from the exons ATAGAATGCCAGGATGCCTTAGAAGCAGCGGCTCGTGCGGAGGGCCTTCCGCTGGACACCTCCATGCACTCCCAGCTGAGAATGCTAGATGAAGAGCATCACAAGGGCAAATACCACCATGGCCTGAATGCACTGAAACCCATAAGGACTACTTCCAA acaCCAACACCCTGTTGATAATGCTGGGCTTTTCTCCTGTATGACCTTCTCCTGGCTCACTCCTTTAGCccaaaaagcacacaaaaaaggGGAATTGTTTATGGATGATGTATGGTCTTTGTCAAGGCATGAGTCTTCAGATGTCAACTGTAGAAG GCTGGAGAGATTGTGGCaagaagaactgaaagaaaatggacCTGATGATGCTTCTCTCCAGAGGGTCGTGTGGATCTTTTGCCGCACCAGACTCATCATTTCCATAGTGTGTCTGATGATCACGCAGCTGGCAGGTTTTAGTGGACCA GCATTCGTTGTGAAACATCTCTTGGAATATACACAGCAGAGCGAGTCCAACCTGCAGTACAGcttgtttttagtttttggCATCTTTATGACAGAAATAGTGCGATCCTGGTCCCTTGCACTAACCTGGGCTTTAAATTACCGCACGGGGGTTAGACTGCGTGGAGCTATCTTGACAATGGCATTTAAGAAAATTCTCAAGCTGAAGAATATCAAGGAGAAGTCTCTTGGAGAG ctcATAAATGTTTGTTCCAATGATGGTCAAAGGATGTTTGAAGCTGCAGCAGTTGGCAGCTTGTTGGCTGGGGGCCCTATTGTGGCTATCTTAGGAATGGTTTATAATGTGATCGTTCTGGGTCCAACAGGCTTCTTGGGCTCTGCTGTCTTCATCCTTTTCTACCCAGCAATG ATGTTTGTATCACGCCTCACGgcttatttcagaagaaaatgtgtatCAACAACAGATGAACGTGTGCAGAAGATGAATGAAGTTCTTAATTACATTAAGTTCATTAAAATGTATGCCTGGGTCAAAGCATTTTCTCAGAATGTTCAAA AAATTCGGGAGGAAGAACGTAAAATCTTAGAGCGTGCAGGCTACTTCCAGAGCATCACTGTGGGCGTGGCTCCCATAGTTGTAGTTATTGCCAGTGTGGTGACGTTTTCTGTCCATATGATCCTTGGCTACGATCTTACAGCAGCTCAG GCATTCACAGTGGTCACTGTGTTTAATTCAATGACTTTTGCTCTAAAAGTAACACCTTTCTCAGTGAAGTCTCTATCTGAGGCGTCTGTTTCTGTTGACAGATTTAAG CTTCCTCCCACTGTATAG